The genomic segment TGCCTCCGGAAGTGACAGGTAGTGAATCGGATAGGCGTCCGCGTGCAGGCCAAAGCGCGACTGCATGAAATCAGACTGCAAGGTGTCCTTGCGCGAATAGGCAAACACAGGCGCCTTGCGCGCAGCGTCTCGCGTCAGCCCCTTTGGAAACCAGCGCGCCTGAAAGGCCGGCGATGCCACCAATTGGTAGCGAACCGAGCCCAATGGTTCTGCAAAGCAACCCCGCATCGGCTGTGATCGCGTGCCGATGCAACCGATGACCTGCCCACTTTCCAGCAACGTATAGGTGTGATCCTGATCGTCGACCATAAGGTCGAGCAGGATATTTTCGCTGACGAACATCTCGGCCAGTGCAGGAAAAAACCAAGTGGCCAGGGTGTCGCCATTGACCGCAATGACCACGCGCAGGTGAGCCTTTTCGTCGGCGGACAGTTCGTTGAGGAGTTCTTCCTCGAGCACGGTTGCGCGGCGAAGGTAGAGCATCAATTTTCTGCCCGCCTGGGTCGGCTCGCAGGGTCGCCCGCGCACCACCATCGAGTTGCCCAGACGCGCTTCCAGAGCGTGAATCCGTTGCGAGACCGCAGACGGCGTAATGCTCAGGCGCTCCGCGGCCTTTTCAAAACTGCCGCTTTCGACGATAGCCAGGAACGCCTGCATCTGCTTTGCGTCGAGTTGCATGGTTGCGGTCCTCATTCAGTATTTCTAATCAAGACTGAAACATACTTCGTTTTTCTTCACTTGAAAACGGATCTGCCTAATCATTCCCCCACGGCGATACCCAGCGGCTTTGACCGACGCGACGCGCTGCCCAAGGCGTCATCCGGATTCACCGGGTGACGGAGTCAACCGTGTTATTTGCCATGCAGGGGAGAGTGTTATGAGCGATATCCAGGGTTTGTCCCTGATGGCCATCGGCCCGGGCCTGGCTGCCCGGACGACTGGCGCGGGTGACTTGTCATGAAGCTCAACATGCTGGTTGCCGTCAGTGCGTTCGCATTGATCGGCGATTACGCCTGGCAGTCTCACGCAGTGAGACTTGGCCCCTACGAAGCCCAGGCCTCGGCGAATACATTGCTTGCACAAGATCATCACACCCGTGCCCGTCAATTGGCCCTGGACAACGCCAACAGGAAATGCGCATCGCTCGGTAAGCAGATCGGCGTCTTCGATGTGCAATCGCACTGGCCGTTTCCGACCAACGAGGTGGCCAACGTGACGTTCGTTTGCAAGTGATCTCGCCCACATCCTCCATTCAAATCACGCGGTGAACGTTATGAAATTCATTCTTGTCATGTTGCTCGCCATCACCCTGTGCGCCTGTGCGACACCGGTTCGTAACTGGTCCAGGCCCGGCACGAACGCATCTGATCTGGCGCAAGATAAAGCGCTATGCCAGTACCAGGCCAAAGCAGCGACCGCGAGCTATCACTCCACGCCCGAGGCCCACGATAAGACCCACGGCATGGGCAGTGCAGTCGGCGACGGCATCGTTATCGCGCAAAAGCAGATTGACCTGACGAATGACTGCATGCGCGTCAAAGGCTATGTCGGTCAATGAGCCATTGAACAATTTTTGTATAGACATAAAGTGCGCCCTGTAGACGTTAAATTGCTCCGGGATATTCAGTCATACCAACCAACGTGAATATTTTGATGAGTCGTGAGAGACGATTCTTCGAATGACTCAATCATTCAGTCTGTTGTTTTGCATTAAAAGGCATCATTAAATATTTAACTAGAGTCGCGCGCGTGGTTTGGATCAGACTTATTGTCAACGTCTGATCTTCATACATTAGGTGCTATTTTAGGCATGCACATACGAAGATGTTTTTTGTAACTTAATGTTATGAGGGTTTTAAGATGAACGATGACAAAGTTTTGGTCTTGCGCACCTGTGCCAATAATATGTCCGATCACTGTGGCCAGATATGGCCTGTTTCCGGTGTTGTCGAATGTAAATATTGGGAACCCACCCGAAAGCTCGAGAATGGGCTGGCCGGGCTGCTATGGGGCAAAGGGGCGAGCACGCATTTGAATATGCAGGCTGACGCCCGGTGGGTTATTTGTGAAGTTGCGGTGAGCGATATCATCTTTCTGGATGCGCAGGGCGGGGTCAAGTTTCCGCGTGCTGAAGTTGTTCACGTCGGCACAAGAAACAGCGCGGCGGGCTATATTTCGGCGAATATTGCCAGTTATGCATCTTCCACAGTTGCGTTGAATGAAACATTTGTTTTTCCTGAAGTTCGCACAGAAACGAAGGGGGATTTCCCCGCTTCGCCCGCGACCGCTGATAGCACTTTTGATATTGATCGACACGCAACTATTCAAGGCCCACAAACGCTGGAGACAGCGGTGTATGGCAGTACGCTCACGGGTGCAAACCAGAGTCAGCTCATCGCCGGCTATGGCAGTACCGAAACCGCTGGCGATCGCAGCACGCTGATTGCGGGATACGGCAGCACCGGAACGTCAGGCTCTGATAGTTCGATCATTGCCGGCTACGGCAGCACGCAAACCGCTGGCGAAGAAAGCTCGCTGACGGCGGGTTATGGCAGTACGCAAACGGCGCAGGAAGGCAGTGACCTCACTGCCGGCTATGGCAGCACGCAAAC from the Pseudomonas sp. N3-W genome contains:
- the argP gene encoding HTH-type transcriptional regulator ArgP → MQLDAKQMQAFLAIVESGSFEKAAERLSITPSAVSQRIHALEARLGNSMVVRGRPCEPTQAGRKLMLYLRRATVLEEELLNELSADEKAHLRVVIAVNGDTLATWFFPALAEMFVSENILLDLMVDDQDHTYTLLESGQVIGCIGTRSQPMRGCFAEPLGSVRYQLVASPAFQARWFPKGLTRDAARKAPVFAYSRKDTLQSDFMQSRFGLHADAYPIHYLSLPEARLKAIRRGLGYGMVPHMQVSDLLKSRDLVDVAPGEFTDVALYWHAWALQSPRMEALSERAVHAARRSLSAKAPVKRSTAPKQR